The following are encoded together in the Bacteroidales bacterium MB20-C3-3 genome:
- a CDS encoding TonB-dependent receptor, with protein MKKAYICFLTILISTFSFLPTLAEESAADYSIRGVVIDKFSREPVSFATVSVFQGTKFAITDSLGRFSIEGLPAGAYRLKVDLLGYNQFITEEMMLSIKGSFLNIELEEESVLLAAATVKPKANPFRRIPETPLSQRTIGVQEIERNPGANRDISRVVASLPGVANVVGGGFRNDILVRGGGPAENKYFLDGIEVPSINHFSTQGSSGGPVGIIDADFIREVDFYGGSFPVARGGAISSVLDFKLKEGDPLNNTYKFTVGASEAGFGSNGHLTKRTSYLASVRVSYLQFLFRAINLPFLPTFTDMQVKLKTRFDNKHELTFIALGGLDDMTLNDDTGGKESNEYILAYLPVIQQEVLTTGLVYRYYYGSNNLSLFLSQSYLNNRNTKYAGNDDSSEDNLSLKYRSVEQETKFRAENLVRFGDFRVITGVGLELPLYSNSTFQRIFLQNPVTVDYNSDLSFLKYAVFTNANYTSPDKRFTANLGIRFDGNSYSDKMANLFRQFSPRLSLSYELLSDFYLNAGVGRYYQLPPYTALGYRDLQGDLVNKELEYIGSDQISAGVDYRNSNGVQLAAELFYRNNFNGMWSVRDSIPVEGKGINYGVSGNEEITSTLKSRSYGVEFSARWFLADKFNLLGSLTIFRSEYNTPDNNWIARTWNNKRLLTLSAGYKFPKNYFAGVKYRYSGGAPYTPLDEYKSSLVNAWDASGRAYPNYALYNSQYLGIFNQLDIRVDKEFYFNKFALKVYLDVQNVTNFDYKSGDVLVSTGRIVNPEVPGGEQRYEMKRISLTEGTILPSIGITVEF; from the coding sequence ATGAAAAAGGCGTATATCTGTTTTTTAACTATATTAATATCAACTTTCTCATTTTTACCTACCCTGGCTGAAGAGTCTGCCGCAGATTATTCTATCAGAGGAGTGGTTATAGATAAATTCTCCAGAGAACCGGTATCATTTGCTACTGTCTCTGTATTTCAGGGGACAAAATTTGCAATCACTGATTCCCTGGGAAGATTTTCAATTGAGGGGCTTCCTGCAGGGGCATACAGGCTTAAGGTTGATCTTTTAGGATACAACCAATTTATAACAGAAGAGATGATGCTATCAATAAAGGGCTCATTTCTCAATATTGAGCTGGAAGAGGAGAGCGTGCTACTTGCCGCTGCAACAGTTAAGCCAAAGGCAAATCCCTTCAGAAGGATACCGGAGACCCCTCTCTCTCAGCGAACAATAGGTGTGCAGGAGATTGAGAGAAATCCCGGTGCAAACCGGGATATATCCCGTGTAGTTGCCTCTCTTCCCGGAGTGGCAAATGTTGTAGGAGGAGGTTTTCGCAATGATATTCTTGTAAGAGGCGGTGGCCCTGCAGAAAATAAGTACTTCCTCGACGGGATAGAGGTCCCTTCAATAAACCATTTCAGTACTCAGGGCTCTTCAGGAGGACCTGTCGGGATAATTGATGCCGATTTTATCCGTGAAGTTGATTTTTATGGTGGTTCATTCCCTGTAGCCAGGGGTGGTGCAATTAGTTCCGTACTGGATTTTAAACTAAAGGAGGGAGATCCGCTTAACAATACATATAAGTTTACGGTAGGTGCATCAGAGGCCGGATTCGGCTCAAATGGGCACCTTACAAAAAGGACAAGCTATCTTGCCTCAGTAAGGGTCTCTTATTTGCAATTTCTCTTCAGAGCTATCAACCTCCCTTTTTTGCCCACTTTTACAGATATGCAGGTTAAACTTAAGACCCGCTTTGACAACAAGCACGAACTTACCTTTATTGCTTTAGGTGGTCTGGATGATATGACACTTAATGATGATACCGGAGGTAAGGAGTCAAATGAGTATATACTGGCCTATCTTCCGGTTATTCAGCAGGAGGTTCTTACAACAGGGCTGGTTTACAGATACTACTACGGATCAAATAACTTAAGCCTCTTTCTCAGTCAGAGCTATCTGAACAACAGAAACACCAAATATGCAGGAAATGATGACTCATCCGAGGATAATCTATCACTGAAATACAGATCTGTAGAGCAAGAGACAAAATTCAGAGCAGAAAATCTTGTCAGGTTTGGGGATTTCAGGGTTATTACCGGTGTGGGGCTTGAGCTTCCCCTTTACTCAAATAGCACTTTTCAGAGAATTTTCCTTCAGAATCCAGTCACTGTAGATTACAATAGTGATCTTAGTTTTTTAAAGTATGCTGTATTTACAAATGCAAACTATACCTCTCCGGATAAAAGATTTACTGCAAATCTGGGTATCCGCTTTGATGGAAATTCCTATTCTGACAAGATGGCAAATCTCTTCAGGCAATTTTCTCCAAGGTTATCACTCTCATATGAACTTCTAAGTGATTTTTATCTGAATGCAGGGGTAGGCAGATATTATCAGCTCCCACCATACACGGCACTTGGATACAGAGATCTTCAAGGAGATCTTGTAAATAAGGAGCTTGAATATATTGGGTCAGATCAAATATCTGCCGGAGTAGATTATAGAAATTCAAATGGTGTTCAGCTGGCTGCCGAACTCTTTTACAGAAATAATTTCAATGGTATGTGGTCTGTAAGGGATTCAATTCCTGTTGAAGGGAAAGGAATCAACTACGGAGTCTCCGGAAATGAAGAGATTACATCTACTTTAAAAAGCAGATCTTACGGAGTTGAATTCTCTGCCAGATGGTTTCTTGCAGACAAGTTTAACCTTCTTGGGTCCCTAACCATTTTCAGGAGTGAGTATAACACTCCGGATAATAATTGGATAGCAAGAACCTGGAATAACAAGAGATTGCTTACCCTGTCAGCAGGGTACAAGTTTCCTAAGAACTACTTTGCAGGGGTGAAGTACAGGTACTCCGGAGGAGCTCCTTATACTCCTCTTGATGAGTATAAATCCTCTCTTGTTAATGCCTGGGACGCATCCGGGAGGGCATATCCAAATTACGCTCTTTATAATTCGCAGTATCTGGGGATATTCAACCAGCTTGATATCAGGGTAGATAAAGAATTTTATTTTAACAAATTTGCATTGAAAGTTTATCTTGATGTTCAGAATGTAACGAACTTTGACTACAAGTCAGGAGATGTTCTGGTTAGTACCGGAAGGATTGTAAATCCGGAAGTTCCCGGAGGAGAGCAGAGGTATGAGATGAAAAGAATATCCCTCACAGAGGGGACAATTTTGCCATCAATAGGAATTACGGTAGAATTCTAA
- a CDS encoding serine hydrolase domain-containing protein, with product MKRSRKGNRLKLLVLAAAVVAVISVSAGIKSIKESTEEINEEPQELSLNLLISNNLNQLEETKKLDSQIEKFMRQWQIKGASLAVMKDEKLIYSKGYGWADEQAGIKMEPGHILRIASLSKLITAAGIMKLAEDSLLSLDSKVFGKEGILPFPSDEEIKDPRVRNITIEHLLRHRGGFTLRGGDPMFNTTLMSSRLKMDTIPDNDQIIKYCASGRLGFAPGNGTRYSNLGYVILSRVIEEVTGMSYEEYIKEMILKPAGISDMHIANNLYTEKFQNEVRYYEPSNEPLVEAFDGSGRMVQRCYGGNNIKALQGAGAWVASPSEILLFVASIDGKGGVADIISNQSIGIMTSSTPQILPVGWAKVTSSGEWSRTGTLSGSSALLKYQKNGVSWVLITNTSSWKGARFPRQIDNLVKNGLNKITNWPERNLFDLRILP from the coding sequence ATGAAAAGATCCAGAAAAGGCAACAGACTTAAACTTCTTGTACTGGCCGCTGCAGTAGTTGCCGTTATTTCAGTTTCAGCAGGAATAAAAAGCATAAAAGAGAGCACTGAAGAGATTAATGAAGAGCCACAGGAGCTCTCACTCAATTTACTTATAAGCAACAATCTTAACCAACTAGAAGAGACAAAAAAACTGGATTCTCAGATAGAGAAGTTTATGAGGCAATGGCAGATTAAAGGGGCCTCTCTTGCTGTAATGAAGGATGAAAAGCTGATATATTCAAAAGGGTACGGATGGGCCGATGAGCAGGCAGGTATAAAAATGGAGCCCGGGCATATTCTTAGGATTGCGTCACTCTCAAAGCTGATTACAGCAGCGGGTATTATGAAGCTTGCTGAAGATTCTCTTTTATCGCTTGACAGTAAGGTTTTTGGAAAAGAGGGCATTCTCCCCTTCCCTTCAGATGAGGAGATCAAGGACCCAAGAGTAAGAAATATTACAATTGAACATCTGCTCAGACACAGAGGCGGTTTTACTCTCAGGGGAGGTGACCCTATGTTTAACACAACCCTGATGTCTTCAAGGTTGAAGATGGACACAATCCCGGATAACGATCAGATTATTAAATACTGTGCCTCCGGAAGGCTGGGATTTGCACCGGGCAATGGTACCAGGTACTCAAATCTTGGTTATGTTATCCTTTCAAGAGTTATTGAAGAGGTCACAGGGATGAGTTATGAAGAGTATATAAAGGAGATGATCCTTAAACCTGCAGGCATTTCAGATATGCATATTGCAAACAATCTCTATACAGAGAAATTCCAGAACGAAGTAAGATATTACGAACCCTCAAATGAACCGCTGGTTGAGGCTTTTGACGGAAGTGGACGGATGGTTCAGCGTTGTTACGGAGGTAATAATATAAAAGCCCTTCAGGGGGCAGGAGCTTGGGTCGCATCACCCTCAGAGATTCTTCTTTTTGTTGCATCCATTGATGGGAAGGGGGGTGTTGCAGATATCATCTCTAATCAGAGTATCGGTATTATGACATCCAGTACTCCTCAGATACTTCCTGTTGGCTGGGCAAAGGTAACCTCTTCAGGCGAGTGGTCAAGAACAGGAACACTCTCCGGATCCAGTGCCCTTTTAAAATACCAGAAAAACGGTGTCTCCTGGGTACTTATTACCAATACAAGCTCTTGGAAAGGAGCCCGCTTTCCAAGACAGATTGACAATCTTGTTAAAAACGGGCTCAATAAAATCACAAACTGGCCGGAGAGAAATCTATTTGATCTTAGAATTCTACCGTAA
- a CDS encoding MATE family efflux transporter, whose product MANNYRENFRIAAPVILSLAGQSVVQIADSVMVGRTGAVPLAAVSFAGAVITNIMVIGLGLTIGLTPVAGMHWARSEFRRVSGYFQNSLSLNLFFSLLLVAILFALIPLLPLLGQPEEVTSLMNEYYIMVSISLIPMMIFLTGKQFLEGIGNTHISMYITLIANLINIFLNYLFIYGKLGFPVMGIDGAGLATLISRLLMPVMLLVLINKKVGYRRFLNMFRIAHFSVKEHLHLIKIGLPISGQMVIEFFSLSAITFMMGWMGTKSLAANQIVQTMINFTFMIANGVAAASTILVSHSAGKGNLSEARTRGFTGIKLSTIIMGTAALIFLLFGESIALLFTSDKEVTAIAVKIFYVVALFELFDGLQVTALGALRGLTDTKKPMLLAIISYLFISLPVAYIGGFVLKLGEAGLMSGFAFGLLVASILFIRRFSKLTK is encoded by the coding sequence GTGGCAAATAATTATAGGGAGAATTTTAGAATAGCGGCTCCTGTGATATTATCTCTGGCAGGGCAATCTGTCGTACAAATTGCAGATAGCGTAATGGTAGGGAGAACCGGAGCAGTACCACTGGCAGCTGTATCTTTTGCGGGAGCGGTAATCACCAATATTATGGTAATAGGTCTCGGACTTACCATAGGACTTACTCCTGTCGCAGGGATGCACTGGGCAAGAAGCGAGTTCCGCAGAGTGTCAGGGTATTTCCAAAACTCACTCTCCTTAAATCTGTTCTTCTCATTATTGCTTGTTGCAATTCTCTTTGCTCTAATACCTCTGCTGCCCCTCCTGGGACAGCCGGAAGAGGTAACCTCCCTTATGAATGAGTACTATATTATGGTATCAATCTCACTGATTCCAATGATGATCTTTCTTACAGGCAAACAGTTTCTGGAGGGGATTGGAAATACTCACATATCGATGTATATCACACTTATTGCCAATCTGATAAATATATTTCTCAACTATTTGTTCATTTACGGAAAACTAGGCTTCCCGGTGATGGGAATTGACGGAGCCGGTCTGGCGACCCTAATCTCAAGACTTCTTATGCCTGTTATGCTACTCGTTTTAATAAATAAAAAAGTGGGGTACAGAAGATTCTTGAACATGTTCCGGATAGCTCACTTTTCAGTAAAAGAGCACCTTCATCTTATAAAAATTGGTCTTCCTATATCAGGACAAATGGTTATTGAGTTTTTCTCTTTAAGCGCAATCACATTTATGATGGGGTGGATGGGAACAAAATCTCTGGCAGCCAATCAGATTGTTCAGACAATGATAAATTTCACATTTATGATAGCAAACGGAGTAGCTGCAGCCTCAACTATTCTGGTTAGCCACTCTGCAGGAAAAGGAAACCTTTCAGAAGCCAGAACCAGAGGTTTCACAGGGATAAAGCTCTCAACAATTATTATGGGTACAGCTGCACTCATATTTCTCCTTTTTGGAGAATCTATTGCACTGCTTTTTACATCCGACAAAGAGGTTACAGCAATCGCTGTTAAAATTTTCTATGTAGTAGCTCTTTTTGAACTATTTGACGGCCTCCAGGTCACCGCTCTGGGAGCCCTGAGAGGACTGACAGATACAAAAAAACCGATGCTCCTTGCCATCATCTCATATCTATTTATATCACTGCCCGTTGCATACATTGGTGGATTTGTATTAAAGCTTGGCGAAGCAGGACTTATGTCAGGATTTGCTTTTGGATTGCTGGTAGCATCAATACTTTTCATAAGAAGATTCTCAAAGCTCACGAAATAA
- a CDS encoding AraC family transcriptional regulator, with protein MFKDIVTLLPFFVCFFWTAVLLTDIKKSKFPIRILTIFMTVSTVLYFSHAVYFYGYIQAYSVIDPLYTLASLSVYPIFYIYIKSLSDEPKLSIGNLYLFLPAIAGSLLSLIAHLFFEQFVDVAGKLSRVIFVVQVPMCVIYGGSHIRNYHKKIREFYSSTEGRELGWLNRMLFLLFFTGVISVLAGILGREYFDDNPVVLMIPSLLFSTMLFYIGYTGYIHKFSVVDFNFDNIDKGSNGDVKDTHHGIQDKTRDKLQSDIVDLFEKKQFFKRTDLRITDVSSELGTNRSYVSAVVNTIYNSNFTDFVNHYRVEYAKKLLKAEENHILDYIAEESGFASVNSLLRAFRKETGTTPGQFRKMQ; from the coding sequence ATGTTTAAAGATATTGTAACACTTCTTCCCTTTTTTGTTTGTTTCTTCTGGACTGCTGTCCTTCTGACAGATATAAAAAAAAGTAAATTCCCCATTAGAATCCTTACGATTTTTATGACTGTGTCAACAGTCCTCTATTTTTCTCATGCAGTCTATTTTTACGGCTATATTCAGGCATACTCCGTTATTGATCCTCTGTACACTCTTGCTTCACTATCGGTATATCCCATTTTCTACATTTATATTAAATCTCTGTCAGACGAACCAAAGCTCTCTATTGGAAATCTCTATCTATTTCTCCCTGCAATAGCAGGATCTCTGTTATCTCTGATTGCGCATCTCTTTTTTGAGCAGTTTGTAGATGTTGCAGGCAAGCTTAGCAGAGTGATTTTTGTTGTACAGGTTCCAATGTGTGTAATATATGGTGGAAGTCATATCAGAAACTATCATAAAAAGATAAGAGAGTTCTACTCTTCAACAGAGGGAAGGGAGCTGGGATGGCTAAACAGAATGCTATTCCTCCTCTTTTTTACAGGTGTGATTTCTGTGCTCGCCGGAATACTCGGAAGAGAGTACTTTGATGATAATCCTGTTGTACTCATGATTCCATCACTTCTGTTTTCAACGATGCTCTTTTATATCGGTTACACAGGCTATATCCATAAATTTTCTGTGGTTGATTTTAATTTTGATAATATTGACAAGGGATCTAATGGAGACGTGAAGGATACTCACCACGGAATTCAGGATAAAACCAGAGATAAACTGCAAAGTGATATTGTTGATCTTTTTGAGAAAAAGCAGTTTTTTAAAAGAACTGATTTACGGATTACCGATGTTTCATCAGAGCTTGGAACAAACAGATCATATGTTTCTGCTGTTGTAAATACTATTTACAATTCTAATTTTACAGATTTTGTAAATCATTACAGAGTAGAATATGCAAAGAAACTGTTAAAGGCAGAAGAGAACCATATCCTGGATTATATTGCTGAGGAGTCCGGATTTGCTTCAGTAAACTCTCTTTTACGCGCCTTTAGAAAGGAGACAGGTACAACTCCTGGGCAATTCAGAAAAATGCAGTGA
- a CDS encoding STN and carboxypeptidase regulatory-like domain-containing protein — MQRNGVKIQKRGWGNKNPSVNRMRGEKLIFILTLTLGIMSELHLYAQNNPTDKTFKISESRGTAYELLNRISTQTGSLFIYDSKAVDNKKRGRISRGEYTIEEAVRIITQDNSLTIKQEGEYILIYKPQQKTPERVYSGEKYVRMEGVVLDRHNGEPVVSATVSPEGGSVGTITNQEGRFRLTLPDSLANRNILFSSMGYEQRKVSGILLTENDVTIEMMQSVIPLQEVIVRVVDPRSILMDAIRKRESNYHPKPLNITAFYREGIEYKSNLSLSEAVLKLYKSGLSPSFTSDQAKLLKMRKISTMGSQDTLIAKLRSTINAIILLDIMKYPTDFLQYSGMNMYNYTHTDITEIDGRRVYVFSFVQKEEIMEALFTGELYVDAQNHALVKAIFEVNPNHIREFADNLIVRKSKTHEVTPVRVKYQVSYKSHNGLYLVNHIRGDLSFKVRKKGRLLTTPLNLWFEMANCKSDTENVEKFLSDQRLSTRDIFSDIQYTYDPEFWEHFNIIMQEEKIEEIIRNYKF, encoded by the coding sequence ATGCAGCGCAATGGAGTTAAAATACAAAAGAGAGGGTGGGGTAATAAAAATCCATCAGTAAACAGGATGAGAGGTGAAAAACTGATATTCATTTTAACTCTGACATTAGGAATAATGTCTGAATTGCACCTCTACGCACAAAACAATCCAACTGATAAAACTTTTAAAATATCTGAAAGCCGCGGCACTGCTTACGAATTGTTAAATAGAATCTCTACTCAGACCGGTTCTCTTTTCATTTACGACAGCAAGGCGGTTGACAACAAAAAAAGAGGAAGGATTTCAAGAGGAGAATACACAATAGAAGAGGCTGTAAGAATAATAACACAAGACAATAGTCTAACTATCAAACAAGAGGGTGAATACATCCTTATTTACAAACCTCAGCAAAAAACACCTGAAAGAGTTTACTCAGGTGAAAAATATGTCAGGATGGAGGGGGTTGTTTTAGACCGTCACAATGGAGAGCCGGTAGTATCTGCAACTGTAAGTCCTGAAGGAGGATCTGTTGGAACAATAACCAATCAGGAGGGGCGGTTCAGACTTACACTACCTGATTCGCTGGCAAACAGGAATATTTTATTCTCCTCAATGGGTTACGAGCAGAGAAAAGTATCAGGAATTCTTCTTACAGAAAACGATGTTACAATTGAGATGATGCAGTCAGTTATTCCCCTTCAGGAGGTAATTGTAAGAGTTGTTGATCCAAGAAGTATCCTTATGGATGCAATACGGAAAAGAGAGTCAAACTATCATCCAAAACCACTTAATATCACTGCATTTTACAGAGAGGGAATTGAATATAAAAGCAACCTCTCACTAAGCGAAGCTGTACTTAAACTATACAAAAGCGGACTATCCCCCTCATTTACATCAGACCAGGCAAAATTGCTAAAGATGAGAAAAATAAGCACTATGGGTAGCCAGGATACACTCATAGCAAAGCTCCGCTCAACAATTAATGCAATTATCCTACTGGATATAATGAAATACCCTACAGATTTCCTTCAGTACTCAGGAATGAATATGTACAACTACACACACACAGATATAACAGAGATAGATGGCAGAAGGGTATATGTGTTCTCATTTGTACAAAAAGAGGAGATAATGGAGGCCCTCTTTACCGGCGAACTATATGTAGATGCACAAAATCACGCCTTGGTCAAAGCTATATTTGAGGTTAATCCCAACCATATAAGAGAGTTTGCTGACAACCTGATAGTCAGAAAGAGCAAGACACACGAAGTCACACCTGTAAGGGTAAAATACCAGGTCTCATATAAGTCACATAACGGGCTATACCTGGTTAACCATATCAGAGGAGATCTGAGCTTTAAAGTAAGAAAAAAGGGGCGACTTCTTACCACCCCGCTTAACCTGTGGTTTGAAATGGCCAATTGTAAATCAGATACAGAAAATGTAGAGAAATTCCTTTCAGACCAAAGACTCTCTACCCGGGACATCTTCTCCGATATTCAATACACATATGACCCGGAATTCTGGGAACACTTCAACATCATTATGCAGGAGGAGAAAATTGAGGAGATAATCCGCAATTACAAATTTTAG
- a CDS encoding FecR domain-containing protein, protein MKKNYSKEDQAKTDVAWRKLRARIENEEVIEERVSKSRLPLRPVLSYAAAFLLIITVITLLITNRKNEGELFAVTITNDTPGTTFVTKLDDGSYIYLSERATVVHPQKFNSSKREVELSGEAYFEIARDENKPFIIEAGDAIIEVLGTTFDLLSKEGETKISVRSGRIKISHIKSGESVEVSAGESAVAGESGLAKYITEDHEHFNKYSSRMHFKDEYLANITDVINRTFPDTKIELEQGLEIRELTATFTGDNPDSMVQLICSAMELKYKREGGVIKIHQ, encoded by the coding sequence ATGAAAAAGAATTATTCAAAGGAGGATCAGGCTAAAACTGATGTTGCCTGGAGAAAACTGAGAGCAAGAATTGAAAATGAAGAGGTGATTGAAGAGAGAGTAAGTAAATCAAGGCTCCCTTTGAGACCGGTACTATCTTATGCCGCAGCCTTCCTGCTGATAATAACTGTTATCACACTTCTGATCACAAATAGAAAGAATGAAGGGGAGTTGTTTGCCGTTACCATTACAAACGACACACCAGGAACAACCTTTGTAACAAAACTGGATGACGGATCGTACATTTATTTATCAGAAAGAGCAACAGTTGTACATCCTCAAAAATTTAACTCTTCCAAAAGAGAGGTAGAACTTTCCGGAGAGGCATATTTTGAAATTGCAAGAGATGAGAATAAACCTTTTATCATTGAGGCAGGCGATGCTATAATTGAGGTGCTTGGGACAACTTTTGACCTGTTGTCAAAAGAGGGAGAGACAAAGATCTCTGTAAGAAGCGGCAGAATTAAAATCTCTCATATCAAAAGTGGCGAAAGCGTGGAGGTATCTGCCGGGGAGAGCGCAGTCGCCGGGGAGAGCGGACTGGCCAAATACATTACAGAAGATCATGAACATTTTAATAAATACAGTTCCAGAATGCATTTCAAGGATGAGTATCTGGCTAATATTACAGATGTAATAAACAGAACCTTCCCTGACACAAAAATTGAACTGGAACAGGGTCTGGAGATTAGAGAGCTTACTGCAACCTTTACAGGTGACAATCCGGATTCCATGGTTCAGCTAATATGCAGCGCAATGGAGTTAAAATACAAAAGAGAGGGTGGGGTAATAAAAATCCATCAGTAA
- a CDS encoding RNA polymerase sigma-70 factor: MINDLFIVIRVKEGDIKSFESLFRSYYLPLLYYSTGITGREEISEEIIQEFFYNLWKNRQELKITKSIKSYLFNSIRNRSIDYCRKRKYEESPSENLEILGRISEEPSPVELMEAEELNSIIKTELKKMPARRRDIFLMSRLGNKKYEEIASLLSLSVKTVEAEMGKALKLLKKETGYTR; encoded by the coding sequence ATGATTAACGATCTGTTTATTGTAATAAGAGTTAAAGAGGGGGACATAAAGAGCTTTGAAAGTCTATTCAGAAGCTACTACCTCCCCCTGCTTTACTATTCAACAGGCATAACAGGCAGAGAAGAGATATCTGAAGAGATTATTCAGGAGTTCTTTTACAATTTATGGAAAAACAGGCAGGAGTTAAAAATCACAAAAAGTATAAAAAGCTACCTGTTCAATTCAATAAGAAACAGATCAATTGATTATTGCAGGAAGAGAAAATATGAAGAGTCTCCATCAGAGAATCTTGAAATACTTGGGAGAATCAGCGAAGAGCCTTCACCAGTTGAATTAATGGAGGCAGAAGAGCTCAATTCTATTATTAAAACAGAGCTTAAAAAAATGCCTGCAAGAAGGAGGGATATTTTTCTGATGAGCAGGCTGGGAAACAAAAAATACGAAGAGATTGCCTCCCTCCTCTCACTATCGGTAAAGACTGTTGAGGCCGAAATGGGAAAGGCACTTAAATTACTAAAAAAAGAGACAGGATACACGAGATGA
- a CDS encoding carboxypeptidase-like regulatory domain-containing protein, which yields MKTIFRNLTGLIIAVLLLAPGERAWSQSDKGFFTISGIVKERGSQKRLEYSVVALKGSNVGTIANANGEFSIKIKEGTDSKAIIFSHLGYSNFELPIDGTSKNDITIFLDTKTSLLDPVTIIGMDGRAIVERAIEKIGTNYSSKNGTLSGFYRETVKKRRSYINVSEAVVEIFKTPYGDGVERDAVQVYKGRKLVSPDPKDTLMVKLLGGPNLSIYLDIVKNPDLILSRENLAMYSFTLEESVTIGERSHYVVSFQPQVIMPYALYYGKLFIDKESFTFSRAEYRLSMNDRGKATMAILKRKPFGMHFKPEEVSFMVTYRQSGGVSLLHYIRSEINFRCDWKKRLFSTSYSIVSENVITDATMDEAKKISGRVAFKDSHSLSDKVNNFSDENFWEDYNIIEPEESLENAVNRLRKAINKN from the coding sequence ATGAAAACAATTTTTAGAAATTTGACCGGACTGATTATAGCAGTCCTTTTGCTCGCTCCGGGTGAGCGCGCCTGGTCACAATCAGACAAGGGCTTCTTCACAATCTCGGGTATAGTTAAAGAGAGAGGGAGTCAGAAGAGACTGGAGTATTCAGTTGTTGCTCTGAAAGGATCCAATGTAGGCACAATTGCAAATGCAAACGGGGAATTCTCGATAAAAATCAAGGAGGGAACGGATTCAAAAGCAATTATTTTTTCTCATCTGGGTTATTCAAATTTTGAACTGCCTATAGATGGAACAAGCAAAAATGATATCACCATCTTCCTTGATACCAAAACAAGCCTGCTAGACCCTGTAACCATAATCGGCATGGATGGCAGGGCGATTGTAGAGAGGGCTATAGAAAAAATCGGCACAAACTACTCTTCAAAGAATGGTACTCTGTCCGGGTTTTACAGAGAGACAGTAAAAAAAAGGAGGAGTTATATTAATGTATCAGAGGCAGTTGTGGAGATATTCAAAACTCCGTACGGCGATGGTGTTGAAAGAGATGCTGTTCAGGTGTATAAAGGGCGCAAACTGGTAAGCCCGGATCCAAAAGATACACTAATGGTAAAATTGCTGGGAGGTCCCAATTTGTCAATCTATCTGGATATTGTTAAAAATCCAGATCTGATTCTGAGCAGAGAGAATCTGGCGATGTACAGCTTTACTCTTGAGGAGTCTGTAACAATTGGTGAGAGATCTCATTATGTAGTAAGTTTCCAGCCTCAGGTAATTATGCCTTACGCACTCTACTACGGGAAACTGTTTATTGATAAGGAGAGTTTTACTTTTTCAAGGGCCGAATACAGGCTTAGCATGAATGACAGAGGAAAAGCTACTATGGCTATCCTTAAGAGGAAACCATTCGGGATGCACTTTAAGCCGGAAGAGGTTTCATTTATGGTCACCTACAGACAATCCGGAGGGGTCTCGCTTCTACACTATATCAGAAGCGAAATCAACTTCAGATGTGACTGGAAGAAGAGATTGTTCTCTACGAGCTACTCCATAGTCTCGGAAAATGTAATAACTGATGCAACAATGGATGAAGCAAAAAAGATCTCCGGAAGAGTAGCTTTCAAAGACTCTCACTCTCTTTCTGACAAGGTTAATAATTTCAGTGATGAGAATTTCTGGGAGGACTACAATATAATAGAGCCTGAAGAGTCACTTGAGAACGCAGTAAACAGGTTAAGAAAAGCTATCAACAAAAATTAA